Proteins encoded in a region of the Ziziphus jujuba cultivar Dongzao chromosome 3, ASM3175591v1 genome:
- the LOC107423581 gene encoding probable protein S-acyltransferase 1 isoform X1 — translation MSTRNRSQVWSDPSADMESTATMASSKRLYQVWKGNNKFLCGGRIVFGHDAGSLFLTSFLIGGPAIAFCIKMLVMINDDNPSFVFPVLIGGIILTVLDFIFLMMTSGRDPGIIPRNTHPPEADEAFNMSTPSTEWINTKAGALKLPRVKDVKVNGYTVKVKFCDTCLLYRPPRASHCSICNNCVQKFDHHCPWVGQCIGLRNYPYFIMFISTSTALCIYVFVFSWINILRKEENLGTAISHDILSIILIVYCFISIWFVGGLTVFHFYLISTNQTTYENFRYRYDKKENPFRNGILGNFGEVFCSKIPPSLINFRAWVSEFDEPIVLSSFRSESEMDYIGSKDQKFDLEMGKFGKDNIPSILQNLDYSGLDDYDDNEDPKKKVGGGTNGGLNSLLFPIGQEQRQYSQQQSFMTLGVNTINDEKRTQ, via the exons aTGAGCACAAGGAACAGAAGCCAAGTTTGGAGCGACCCCTCGGCTGATATGGAGAGTACCGCTACCATGGCCTCCTCCAAAAGGCTTTACCAAGTGTGGAAGGGTAACAAT AAATTTTTGTGTGGAGGAAGAATTGTGTTTGGACACGATGCTGGATCACTATTTCTAACATCATTTCTAATCGGAGGACCTGCAATAGCTTTCTGCATAAAAATGCTTGTTATGATCAACGATGATAATCCAAGTTTTGTCTTTCCAGTACTCATTGGAGGAATTATCCTCACTGTTTTG gATTTTATATTTCTAATGATGACATCGGGTAGAGATCCAGGAATAATACCGAGAAACACACACCCACCAGAAGCAGATGAAGCATTTAACATGTCAACTCCATCAACAGAATGGATTAATACAAAAGCAGGTGCTTTAAAACTACCAAGAGTTAAggatgtcaaagtcaacggttaTACAGTAAAGGTCAAATTCTGTGATACTTGTTTGCTCTATCGTCCTCCTAGGGCTTCTCACTGTTCCATCTGCAATAACTGTGTCCAGAAGTTTGATCACCATTGCCCATGGGTTGGCCAATGTATTGGATTG AGAAATTATCCATACTTCATAATGTTTATATCGACATCAACGGcattgtgtatatatgtatttgtgttTTCATGGATAAACATTCTACGGAAAGAGGAAAACCTAGGAACGGCCATATCCCATGATATCCTATCTATCATCCTCATTGTGTACTGCTTCATTTCCATTTGGTTTGTTGGTGGCCTTACAGTTTTCCATTTCTATTTGATTTCCACAAACcag acAACGTATGAGAATTTTCGATATCgttatgataaaaaagaaaatccattcCGAAATGGAATACTAGGGAACTTTGGAGAGGTTTTCTGCTCCAAGATACCTCCTTCCTTGATCAATTTCAGGGCATGGGTATCAGAATTTGATGAACCAATAGTGTTGTCATCCTTTAGGTCAGAAAGTGAAATGGACTACATTGGCTCAAAAGACCAGAAATTTGACCTAGAAATGGGAAAGTTCGGGAAAGATAATATCCCAAGTATATTGCAGAATTTGGATTACAGTGGACTTGATGATTATGATGATAATGAGGATCCAAAAAAGAAAGTTGGAGGTGGAACTAATGGTGGATTGAATTCACTTTTATTTCCAATTGGTCAAGAACAGAGACAATATTCACAACAACAAAGTTTCATGACCCTTGGAGTTAATACTATTAATGATGAAAAGAGGACTCAATAA
- the LOC107423581 gene encoding probable protein S-acyltransferase 4 isoform X2, with protein sequence MSTRNRSQVWSDPSADMESTATMASSKRLYQVWKGNNDFIFLMMTSGRDPGIIPRNTHPPEADEAFNMSTPSTEWINTKAGALKLPRVKDVKVNGYTVKVKFCDTCLLYRPPRASHCSICNNCVQKFDHHCPWVGQCIGLRNYPYFIMFISTSTALCIYVFVFSWINILRKEENLGTAISHDILSIILIVYCFISIWFVGGLTVFHFYLISTNQTTYENFRYRYDKKENPFRNGILGNFGEVFCSKIPPSLINFRAWVSEFDEPIVLSSFRSESEMDYIGSKDQKFDLEMGKFGKDNIPSILQNLDYSGLDDYDDNEDPKKKVGGGTNGGLNSLLFPIGQEQRQYSQQQSFMTLGVNTINDEKRTQ encoded by the exons aTGAGCACAAGGAACAGAAGCCAAGTTTGGAGCGACCCCTCGGCTGATATGGAGAGTACCGCTACCATGGCCTCCTCCAAAAGGCTTTACCAAGTGTGGAAGGGTAACAAT gATTTTATATTTCTAATGATGACATCGGGTAGAGATCCAGGAATAATACCGAGAAACACACACCCACCAGAAGCAGATGAAGCATTTAACATGTCAACTCCATCAACAGAATGGATTAATACAAAAGCAGGTGCTTTAAAACTACCAAGAGTTAAggatgtcaaagtcaacggttaTACAGTAAAGGTCAAATTCTGTGATACTTGTTTGCTCTATCGTCCTCCTAGGGCTTCTCACTGTTCCATCTGCAATAACTGTGTCCAGAAGTTTGATCACCATTGCCCATGGGTTGGCCAATGTATTGGATTG AGAAATTATCCATACTTCATAATGTTTATATCGACATCAACGGcattgtgtatatatgtatttgtgttTTCATGGATAAACATTCTACGGAAAGAGGAAAACCTAGGAACGGCCATATCCCATGATATCCTATCTATCATCCTCATTGTGTACTGCTTCATTTCCATTTGGTTTGTTGGTGGCCTTACAGTTTTCCATTTCTATTTGATTTCCACAAACcag acAACGTATGAGAATTTTCGATATCgttatgataaaaaagaaaatccattcCGAAATGGAATACTAGGGAACTTTGGAGAGGTTTTCTGCTCCAAGATACCTCCTTCCTTGATCAATTTCAGGGCATGGGTATCAGAATTTGATGAACCAATAGTGTTGTCATCCTTTAGGTCAGAAAGTGAAATGGACTACATTGGCTCAAAAGACCAGAAATTTGACCTAGAAATGGGAAAGTTCGGGAAAGATAATATCCCAAGTATATTGCAGAATTTGGATTACAGTGGACTTGATGATTATGATGATAATGAGGATCCAAAAAAGAAAGTTGGAGGTGGAACTAATGGTGGATTGAATTCACTTTTATTTCCAATTGGTCAAGAACAGAGACAATATTCACAACAACAAAGTTTCATGACCCTTGGAGTTAATACTATTAATGATGAAAAGAGGACTCAATAA
- the LOC125423497 gene encoding patatin-like protein 2, whose protein sequence is MATGKDKKLITILSIDGGGVRGIIPATILKFLETELQRIDKNQDARIADYFDFIAGTSTGGLITAMLTAPNNEKRPLFAAKDIRDFYLENCKFIFPSNKDSVAANKNLILQWPSWMPSVGDALDWIQGTLKNVGNYIAQVLYQPKYDGEDLHKKIREMMNEKRIHETLTNVIIPTFDIKRLQPVSFTTLKAKLDDSKDALLSDVCIATSAAPYYFPPHYFKTKSSKGNTEDFHLVDGGVAANNPTLLAICELMREEVRDNSSSCLNNIDPTKFLILSIGTGSCKRSNKLEVGEAKEWGLVKWFMGSYKTTPLMDVFTTAMDDMVDIYTSLFYGICGFKENYLRIQDDSLSLTEASMDNSSKDNLEKLKDIADKLLDKPVTEINYDSGLYEPVNGKGTNKEALVRFAVRLSKERIKKPDA, encoded by the exons ATGGCCACTG GAAAAGATAAGAAACTTATCACTATTCTTAGCATTGATGGTGGAGGAGTCAGAGGTATTATACCAGCCACCATTCTCAAATTTCTCGAAACTGAGCTCCAG AGAATAGATAAAAACCAAGATGCTAGGATTGCAGACTACTTCGACTTCATTGCAGGAACAAGCACAGGAGGCCTGATAACCGCCATGCTTACCGCACCAAATAATGAAAAGCGACCTCTGTTTGCTGCAAAAGATATTCGCGATTTCTATCTAGAGAACTGCAAATTCATCTTTCCTAGTAATAAAGATTCGGTAGCGGCCAACAAGAATCTCATCCT TCAGTGGCCGTCGTGGATGCCCTCTGTGGGCGATGCGCTTGACTGGATACAAGGTACTCTGAAAAACGTGGGGAATTATATTGCACAGGTACTCTACCAACCGAAATATGATGGTGAAGACCTGCACAAGAAAATCAGAGAAATGATGAACGAGAAAAGGATTCATGAGACCTTAACCAATGTGATAATTCCAACTTTTGATATCAAGCGTCTTCAGCCTGTCAGCTTCACCACCTTAAAG GCAAAACTTGATGATTCCAAGGATGCTTTGCTATCAGATGTCTGCATTGCCACATCTGCAGCACCTTATTACTTTCCTCCTCACTATTTTAAGACCAAGTCATCAAAAGGAAATACTGAGGATTTCCACCTCGTTGATGGAGGTGTTGCGGCCAATAATCCG ACCTTATTAGCAATTTGTGAGTTGATGAGAGAGGAGGTTCGAGATAACAGTTCTTCATGCTTGAACAACATAGATCCTACTAAGTTTCTTATCCTTTCTATTGGAACTGGATCATGTAAGAGGAGTAACAAGTTGGAGGTTGGAGAAGCAAAAGAATGGGGACTTGTAAAATGGTTCATGGGATCATATAAAACCACCCCTTTAATGGATGTTTTCACCACTGCAATGGATGATATGGTTGACATCTACACGTCTTTATTCTATGGAATCTGTGGCTTCAAGGAAAACTATCTTAGGATCCAG GATGATAGCCTGAGTCTTACGGAGGCTTCAATGGACAACTCAAGTAAAGATAACCTTGAGAAACTTAAGGATATTGCTGATAAGCTCCTGGATAAACCTGTTACAGAAATAAACTATGATAGTGGTTTATATGAACCGGTTAATGGCAAAGGCACAAATAAGGAAGCACTTGTCAG GTTTGCTGTAAGATTGTCAAAAGAAAGGATTAAGAAGCCTGATGCCTAG
- the LOC107423587 gene encoding probable protein S-acyltransferase 4, producing MMERNKPKRLYQVWKGSNKFFCGGRLMFGPDVASLFLSIILIGGPAVVFCIKAYLRIGNTKDKKEVPWFPVFIVGSILTMLDLIFLLITSSRDPGIVPRNSSPPEPDEGFDMPTPSMEWVNGRTPHLKLPRTKEVIVSGHTVKVKYCDTCLLYRPPRASHCSICNNCVQKFDHHCPWVGQCIGLRNYRFFFMFISTSTILCLYVFTFTWIIVIEEHGNAWRAIIHDVVADFLIVYCFIAVWFVGGLTAFHTYLICTSQTTYENFRYQYDKKENPYSKGSMRNIADALFSKIPPSMITFRSFVKEDEHMAVGPASPNLGEDIMSSKEKIDIEMGTRLHQDSDFPIPDILRNLDYDDLEGSFKNVEEGQRPSFKSVFPAEPKEKESVQSSTGGGEVIKPEESLDNGNGGVREYAQSLPAGDTLRKSIESSKPSKGTDDGSSSQQTTTVTQT from the exons ATGATGGAAAGGAACAAACCCAAGAGGCTCTACCAAGTTTGGAAAGGAAGCAAT AAATTTTTTTGCGGTGGGAGATTGATGTTTGGTCCAGATGTGGCATCTCTGTTTCTGTCCATAATTCTTATTGGTGGTCCCGCAGTTGTCTTTTGTATAAAAGCTTATTTGAGAATAGGAAATACCAAGGACAAGAAGGAAGTTCCTTGGTTTCCTGTATTCATTGTAGGCTCGATCCTCACTATGTTG GATTTGATTTTTCTCTTAATAACTTCTAGTAGAGATCCTGGAATTGTTCCTAGAAATTCAAGTCCTCCTGAGCCAGATGAAGGATTTGATATGCCTACACCATCAATGGAGTGGGTTAACGGTAGAACCCCTCATTTGAAGCTACCACGAACAAAGGAGGTCATTGTAAGTGGCCACACAGTAAAAGTGAAGTACTGTGACACTTGTTTGCTATATCGCCCACCCCGTGCTTCTCATTGTTCCATTTGCAATAACTGTGTCCAGAAATTTGATCATCATTGCCCTTGGGTTGGTCAGTGCATTGGACTA AGGAACTACCGTTTCTTTTTCATGTTCATATCAACTTCGACCATCCTATGCTTATATGTTTTCACTTTTACTTGGATCATTGTCATTGAGGAACATGGGAATGCTTGGCGAGCCATAATACATGATGTCGTTGCAGATTTTCTCATAGTTTACTGCTTCATAGCTGTCTGGTTTGTTGGCGGCCTCACAGCTTTCCATACCTATCTTATATGCACAAGCCAG ACGACTTATGAGAACTTCCGATACCAGTACGATAAGAAGGAAAACCCATATAGCAAGGGAAGCATGAGAAACATTGCAGATGCTTTGTTCTCCAAAATACCACCTTCAATGATTACTTTCAGATCTTTTGTTAAGGAGGATGAACATATGGCAGTGGGACCTGCATCTCCAAATCTTGGAGAAGATATTATGAGCTCAAAGGAGAAAATTGATATTGAAATGGGAACTAGGCTTCACCAGGACAGTGATTTTCCGATTCCAGATATTTTGCGTAATTTGGACTATGATGATCTTGAGGGTAGTTTCAAGAATGTAGAAGAGGGACAAAGACCTTCTTTCAAATCAGTATTTCCTGCTGaacccaaagaaaaagaatctgTACAAAGCTCCACAGGTGGAGGTGAAGTTATAAAACCCGAGGAAAGTTTGGATAATGGCAATGGAGGAGTTAGAGAGTATGCACAAAGCTTACCTGCAGGAGACACATTGAGAAAATCAATTGAAAGCAGCAAACCTTCTAAAGGAACTGATGATGGAAGTAGCTCTCAGCAAACCACAACAGTTACTCAAACATAA